In Ostrinia nubilalis chromosome 10, ilOstNubi1.1, whole genome shotgun sequence, a single genomic region encodes these proteins:
- the LOC135075186 gene encoding CUE domain-containing protein 1, whose protein sequence is MASTMQLEFTQAMTDFKTMFPDMDDDVIEAVLRANQGGVDATIDQLLAMSTDNQNERLRLEIERVESSTPRRKERRPGTKPAENGDDNDTTALVDIDDDTVPLAVRRKWVPRMLGPLPPMFLRIPPCTDARIDLSLEMDDDRIATFLQNEEFMAELRWNQEFMATLDSEQGQKGKTQEDEAAFKERLKNMGKISRKKFAQLSRLFSRGGLRRQHTPRPSPRGPPDSLLLQEEHSDDEDRQRPKI, encoded by the exons GGATGACGACGTCATCGAGGCGGTGCTCCGCGCCAACCAGGGCGGAGTGGACGCCACGATCGACCAGTTGCTCGCGATGAGCACGGACAACCAGAACGAGCGGCTGCGGCTCGAGATCGAGCGCGTGGAGAGCAGCACGCCGCGCCGCAAGGAGCGCCGGCCCGGAACCAAACCGGCCGAAAACGGAGACGACAACGACACTACTGCACTTGT aGACATAGATGATGACACGGTTCCTTTGGCTGTGCGACGTAAATGGGTGCCCCGAATGCTGGGGCCTCTACCACCGATGTTCCTACGCATCCCGCCTTGCACGGACGCAAGGATAGACCTCAGCCTAGAGATGGACGACGATCGCATCGCCACCTTCCTGCAGAACGAGGAGTTCATGGCAGAACTGCGGTGGAACCAAGAGTTCATGGCCACCCTCGACAGCGAGCAAGGACAAAAGGGCAAAACTCAAGAGGATGAAGCGGCGTTCAAGGAGCGACTCAAGAATATGGGAAAAA TATCCCGCAAGAAGTTTGCGCAACTTTCGCGGCTGTTCAGTCGCGGAGGGCTGCGGCGTCAGCACACGCCGCGCCCGAGTCCACGCGGGCCGCCCGACAGCCTGCTCCTCCAAGAAGAACACAGCGATGACGAGGACCGACAACGACCTAAGATATAG